GTAGACGCGCTCGTGAAGGTTCACCGACACGCACACGTGGTTGGGGACGATGCGGACGCGGTCGCCCACCCGTGGGCGCCAGTCGGTGCGCGACAGGTCCAGCAAGCCGTGCTCTTCGGAGACGGACTTCACCAGCACCTCGGGACGGTCCAGGAGCGCGCCGAAGCCCACCGTTTCGGCGCGGATCTCCTCCTTTGCCAGCGCCTTGGAGCCCGCGTCCACCACGGCCTGCCCGGGCACCGCGGTGGAGACGACGGTCGCCAGCACCGAGTACGCGCACTCGTCCCAGCCGCACGCGCCGATCTCGGACGTCGTGCGGTCGTTGAAGATGTTGGTGCCCGGCCGCACCTCGGTGAGCCCGCGCACCTCGTGCGATCTCCAGAACGTGGGAGTCGATCCCCCGCTGACGACCTGCGGCGGCAGCCCCGCCGCGGACAGGGCGTCGACGAACGATGATACGCGATCGGACAGCGCGCGGATGGCCTCGTCCTGTCCCCCGACGTTGCCGCGGACGTGGCCAGGATAGAACATCACGCCGCGGTATTCGATCGCCGGGGCATCCGCCGCCGCCCGCGCCAGTGCGACGGCCTCCCCGGGCGTCTGCAGCCCCACGCGGCCCATGCCCGCATCCACCTCCACCAGCACGCCGACCGTGCGCCCCGCCTCGCGCGCCGCGTCGGACAGCCCGCGGAGCGCCTCGGCCGAGTCCAGCCCCACCGTCAGCCGTACGCGCTCCGGCAGGGCCATCAGCCGCCGCAGCTTGGGCGCGCCGATGGGCGGATACGCGAGCAGGATGTCATCGACGGCATCCGCCATCACTTCCGCCTCGCGCGGCGTGGCGACCGTGACGCCCACCGCGCCAGCCTTCACCTGCGCGGCGGCGAGCGACGGGCTCTTGTGGGTCTTGGCGTGGGGGCGCCACGCCAGGCCGTGCGCGCGGCAGTACTCCGCCGCCCGGCGCAGGTTGGCGTGCATCTGGTCCACGTCCACCAGGGGCGCGGGGGTGTCGATCTCGGTCAGGTCGCGCGGATCGGGCATTCGGAACGGCCGGTGGATGATGGCGTGCTCAGCGGCGCTCGCGGTCGCGGCGCAGGATGGGATCGTCGGGGTCGAGGATCCCCGGACGCACCTTCAGGTTGCGGTTCTCTCGCTTGAGAAGCAGCTGCTGCTGGAGCTCGGCGAGCATGTCGGGATCTACCTCGCCGCCGGACTGTGCGCGGTGCTTGATCGAGCGGGCTTCGCGCTCCAGCGGGCGGGCGAGGATGCGGTCCATGTTCTCGGCGAAGAACACGGGCGCGCCGCTCCAGTCGCAGTGCTCGGCATCGCCGCGCACCGTCTCCACGTCGCCCGCCAGCTCCTCGGGAAACTCCAGCAGCCAGCGGCCTTCGGGGTCGCGGCGGCCCTCGGTTTCGATCAGCACGCGGAAGAGGCGGCGGTAGTCGGGGTCCTGGAAGTCGTCGGGGCCCACGAACTTGGCGCACTCTTCCACCCAGCGCTCGGAGTGGAACATCATCATCAGCAGGTTGCGCTCGGCGCCCATGCGCAGCCGCAGCGCGGGGGTGGCCAGCGGTCGGTCGGCGTTCCACCGGCTCCCCTGCCGCTCCCCGTCGCGGGGACGCCCGTGCCACTGCTGCCGGTCGCGGCCGCCCTCTCCACGCCCGTTGCCTCGCCCATCACCCCAGCCGTCGTCCTGGCGCGTCAGCGGCTGCTCCTGCCGCTGCTGGCTGCGCATTTCGCGCCGCGTGGGCGCGTCCACCACCTCGGCCGCCTCGCGGGTCAGCGCGTCGACCGGCACGCCGGTGCGGTCGGAGATGCGCTTCAGGTACACGCCGCGCAGCACTTCGTCGCGCGTGGCGCGGACGGTGGGAAGGAGCAGGTCGATGGCCCGGCGCGTTCCCTTGATGCTGCCGAAGAAGTTCTTGCGGTCCAGCAGCAGGAGCTTGCGCTCCAGCACGTCCACCGCGTCGTCCAGGTAGCGGCGGAGGGCGTCGGCGCCCTGGGCACGCACCAGCGAGTCCGGGTCTTCGCCCTCGGGAAGGGTGGCCACCAGCACCTCGACGCCGGCGCGCAGCAGCTGGTCGCCGTTGCGGAAGGTGGCCTTGAGCCCCGCCTTGTCGCTGTCGTACAGCAGAATGGCGCGCGGCGCGTACTGCTTGACGAGCGCCGCCTGCTCCTCGGTCATGGCCGTGCCCAGGGGCGCAACGGCGTGGGTGACGCCGTGCGCGGCCAGGGACACGTAGTCCATGTACCCTTCCACGACCAGCGCCACCTCTTCCTTCCGGATGGAGCCGCGGCTCCAGCCCAGGCCGTAGAGCGTGCTTCCCTTGTGGTAGATCTCCGATTCGGGGGAGTTGAGGTACTTGGGGATGTGCGCCTCTACCTGCTGCAGCACGCGCCCGCCGAAGCCGAGGACGCGCCCGCCCAGGTCCTCGATGGGAAAGATCACCCGGCCGCGGAACGCGTCGTAGGGATCGCGCCCGGCCTTCTTGGGCTCCTTGAGCAGGCCGAGCGCGAGCAGGTCGGCGCCGTGGTAGCCGGCCTTGCGCGCCGCCGTGCCCAGCGCGTCGAACGACTCGGGCGCCCACCCCAGCCCAAAGCGCTCAATGGTTTCGGGGGTGATGCCGCGCCGCTTCAGGTAGTCGCGCGCTTCGGCGCCGTCGGGCGAGGCGAGCTGGTCGCGGAACCACTTGGCCGCGAAGCCGTTGATTTCGTACAGCAGCCGATTCGGATCTTCCGCCTGTGCGCGGCGCTCCTCGCGTTCGTCCGGGATCTCGACCCCCACCCGTTCCGCCACCCAGCGGATGGACTCGGGATACGTCATCCCGAGGTGCTTCATGAGGAACGAGTAGACGGTGCCGCCCTCGCCGCAGGTGAAGCACTTGTAGAACCCCTTGGCCGGGTCCACCGAGAAGTTGGGCCCCTCGCCTCCGTGCAACGGGCACGGCCCGCGGTAGGTCTTCCCGGTGCGCCGGAGGCGCGTGTGCTCCGAGAGGATCTCCACGATGTCGGCCCGTTGCCGGATGTCTTCGACGAGGTGGTCGGGGATGGGCAAGGTTGCTGGTGCGTGAGTGCGTGAGTGCGAAAGTGCGAAAGTGCGAAGGTGCGAAAGTGCGTGAGTGCGTGAGTGCGTGCGCCGCCAACGCCACAGCATGTCATCCTGAGCCCCAGGCGAGCGACACCTGCCCGCACATGATCCTGCGCGGGGCGAAGGATCTAGCGTGGTGTACTCCTGAGCGTGGGCGCGGCAGCGGGCGCGATAGCCTTGGGTGCCCCTCCCCCGGCCCCTCCCCGCACAAACTACGTGCGGGGAG
The window above is part of the Longimicrobium sp. genome. Proteins encoded here:
- a CDS encoding D-TA family PLP-dependent enzyme, which produces MPDPRDLTEIDTPAPLVDVDQMHANLRRAAEYCRAHGLAWRPHAKTHKSPSLAAAQVKAGAVGVTVATPREAEVMADAVDDILLAYPPIGAPKLRRLMALPERVRLTVGLDSAEALRGLSDAAREAGRTVGVLVEVDAGMGRVGLQTPGEAVALARAAADAPAIEYRGVMFYPGHVRGNVGGQDEAIRALSDRVSSFVDALSAAGLPPQVVSGGSTPTFWRSHEVRGLTEVRPGTNIFNDRTTSEIGACGWDECAYSVLATVVSTAVPGQAVVDAGSKALAKEEIRAETVGFGALLDRPEVLVKSVSEEHGLLDLSRTDWRPRVGDRVRIVPNHVCVSVNLHERVYGVRGEQVVDAWNVAARGR
- the dnaG gene encoding DNA primase — protein: MPIPDHLVEDIRQRADIVEILSEHTRLRRTGKTYRGPCPLHGGEGPNFSVDPAKGFYKCFTCGEGGTVYSFLMKHLGMTYPESIRWVAERVGVEIPDEREERRAQAEDPNRLLYEINGFAAKWFRDQLASPDGAEARDYLKRRGITPETIERFGLGWAPESFDALGTAARKAGYHGADLLALGLLKEPKKAGRDPYDAFRGRVIFPIEDLGGRVLGFGGRVLQQVEAHIPKYLNSPESEIYHKGSTLYGLGWSRGSIRKEEVALVVEGYMDYVSLAAHGVTHAVAPLGTAMTEEQAALVKQYAPRAILLYDSDKAGLKATFRNGDQLLRAGVEVLVATLPEGEDPDSLVRAQGADALRRYLDDAVDVLERKLLLLDRKNFFGSIKGTRRAIDLLLPTVRATRDEVLRGVYLKRISDRTGVPVDALTREAAEVVDAPTRREMRSQQRQEQPLTRQDDGWGDGRGNGRGEGGRDRQQWHGRPRDGERQGSRWNADRPLATPALRLRMGAERNLLMMMFHSERWVEECAKFVGPDDFQDPDYRRLFRVLIETEGRRDPEGRWLLEFPEELAGDVETVRGDAEHCDWSGAPVFFAENMDRILARPLEREARSIKHRAQSGGEVDPDMLAELQQQLLLKRENRNLKVRPGILDPDDPILRRDRERR